The DNA window CTATCATCCGATTCATATGTTTTTCAATACTTTATTTTACACATATCTTTAACAGAATCCtaatgttttttctattcctacatTTTCTCATTTCTACTATTTTATGTTTTACACATATATCTATCAAAATCTTGTGTTTAACATGTTCCTCTATTTTTACCCTTACTTGGTTTGGAGTCTTAGTTGTGGTTTTACCATGTTTTAATAAGTTTGAAATtctaaattaataaaatttgaCTCTATTCAGTTTAGAGTCTCAATTATAATTTTGACATGATTTACTGAATctaaaattttgtaataattaataatatcaAGTTGTACTCGGTTGGAGTCTCGATTATAGACCTTTTATGATTTCATAATTTTGAACTTAATAATTAACTAGATCTGAATTGGGAGGAGACGGAGGGGATTGGGAAGAGGagacgcagcggcggcgacaatGGGGAGGAGGCACGGAACGACACGTGCTGTCTCCGCCTCTCTCCGGATGGAATTGGAAGGAAAGGCGATTTTTCCTCCAGTAGGACAAGGATAGGGACATGGAAgggccttttttttaaaaaaaaaaaaacttcttgaAGGATCAAGGAGATGTTTTGTCAATTGACGGATCGGATGGCTAGTAACCACCGAATGAAGAATCAGACGGTCCATGTGTTCGTGATGACATGgctcattgttttttttttttcactattttaGATATTTATGAACTTGTCATAAGCTTATAACCCATAATGGATGGGCTTGAAATGTAGCCCATGATGTTAAAAGTAAATCTATTATCATCGCACTATGGCATTTAATCAACAAgttagattcttttttttttaacttgaagACTTCTAGAAAATGCTTTAATTAGAATAGAGATATAGCAGAAAGTTAGACAGAGATATCTACATCAGTGAAAAGGGGATCCCAAGATCCCACCAAGATGAGCCACATCATCAAATAAATATGAACCGTTAGATGCATGATTTGAATGAAGAGAACCGTTGgatcaaaagagagaaaaataagttaaaaaaaaccaaatagtGTCATGGGATGTTCTAGTCCCTTCAAGCACATTCCATAAAATGTGTGATAACAAATATATGAGAATGAAAAATATCTTCAAAATTATCCTTAATAATCACCAATGAGTATTCAAAGTAATTCTACTGTATCAATAATAAAAGTATCCGTGTAAATATGAATAGCTACATAATCTAATACTATCGATTACTTCACTAcagattaaaattaaaaaaacatgtgacATGGACGATATAATAAATTTTGTAAAGTTGACTTAAATCATATGATTATAAGATTTACGATAAAATAGCGTATAAATACTTCTCAACTGGTGATGACAGAATTGCAACGCATAAGAAATGTGACTATTTACATTACTATTACAATTGACGCATTTAGATATTGTAAAAGGCAATGGTCACGgtaatatatgataaattattTGTTTACGATGATATTCTTAATGACAAATCAAGATATATAAATCCATTAATGTTATAGTTACACTTTTGAAATAATATGTTAAAAGCATATTCattattaattataattaagaaTTTATGTCCACTAACATaaacaatatataaatatatttaatatggaGAGGTCATAGTCGTGTGAACCCACGACTTAAGATGCTAGTATAGATAGATAGTTCATGAATAGCTCAACCAAAAGTAGGTCCTGCATCGCCGTTCCGGTAGAGAAGAGAAGACAGGCAAATTAGATATTTTGGGCCTGGACGTTTGTCAGCATAGCCAGATAGTTTTTAAAGGAATTTATTGACTAAGTGAGTGTATCTCAGCTGTTTAGATTCTTGTGTAAAACCAATTTATCCGGATTCAAGTTTTAAACTTGACACAAGTACTTGCTTTTacggttaattattttttcagtggaAAACAATAGGCGCCCGTGGTGACGACTGTAATGACCGTGGTGACTTCATTATTTCAAGATATGGCCAAGTCTTTTAAAGATGTTCGTAAAGATAGGGTGTAGCCAAGTCTTTTAGAGGTGTTCGTAAAGATAGAGAGTGTGTTTgtgcgtttataggggtgagtgtgcacACATTGTTTTTAttgtgttaaaaattaaaaaaagaatagcccattttttcgcttatacttatgcttatcaatcaaaatttgaattttcaactttaaaattggagttgattttaaggttttttttatcaaagtttattttcagcttttacttttagattgctaagaacacaAATATAAAaggtttatttataaattattatttttttgtgaataTGTTGTTTGTCTTATACATTTAGCCAAACGATGGGGTCGTATTGGACTGACTGAGCTAACATTGGCGTGCATTATTTCAGGTACTTGTAAATTAAGTTGACCCGTGAAGACAATCCACTCTTATTTGTACAACGTGTATCTGACATTGAACCCGAGCGTAGATGCCATCCATGATCTCGGTCAAACTTCAGCTATTCGGCTACAGTCGTTTAGTTCATGAAGTTAGGGAGAAGTTtagagaaagttggtagtttgaaaaaaaattaaaaatttatgtgagTAAGAAtgttttagatgtgatgtgatgtgataaaaagttaagAGTTTGGGGAAAATTTAGTAGAGAGTATTAAGGGATGGTCGGTTGCAGGCTGCTAGTCAGGAGGGAAAAAGACGGAAGTACGTTTCGTaacaagtttatttttagcatatttattattataaaataaatttatttttaagtatttGTTGTATCAGAGTTTACCAAAGTATGATATAATTCAATTGTATTAAGAGTAGATAAGGTGTAAAACTATTGTATCGAGATTTGATAAAATAAAGATATTGTATTGATATGCGTGGGTTGGATGAACAGTTAAAACGATGGTAGCAAATGAGAGCCAAGCTGGAATACATGTTCGCAAATGCTTTTACAATCCCAGCATTGATGTGCCAATAGAATATTGCCAACCATTATGCGTTCGTCAGGTGATAAATGGCCTAGCTAGAGATAGGGTTCATCACTCGTGCCAAAACATATTACTGTGCAGCTGCGCTGAGCAATTCAATTGATTGGCGTTCGGTACACCGTGACAGCTCACGCATCCTGGATTCATCTACGCCGATCCAATCCAAACACCAACCTCCGCAGCTCACAGTGAACTGCACTACTAGGCTCTGTGCACTGCAGAAAGGGTGCTTTCTGTTTTTGAGTCCTAGTAAATGCAAATTTGAGAAggaagataaatattttttgaaagcATGTGACAGGCTCGTTATGTTGATTAGTTGATGTGAATACAGAGTACTACacccattctaaaatatagtaatatttgaaTAGATGAGGCATATACTACGACTCTGCACCGAGCGACATCGAACCTATATGTTGATCAGTCTCGAGCTCTGAATGCGTACTCACTACATCTACCGTATGAGCACGTTGGTTCAGTGCGCCTGAAGGATGTTAGCAATGCCATGATGTTATACTGTTATACAGTTCTGTATAGTGGAGCGCTAGATTTATATGAATCGTTCTTGTTGCACACCACGGTGAATCTACGGTTTGTCACCAGCTGAACAGTTTGGTAGTGGTGGTAGTATCGATAGGAAACTGGTCACATCTTTCTTTTTGAAAGAGAGCACCATTGCATTGGAATTTTGGATCTGCTTTCAAATTTGAAGAGGACTTTTGAAGTTTCAAACTCAAGTGTGGATTCTCCGCAACGTATCTACTGTATGATGCGGATCCTTGGCAGTAGCAGAGCTGAGCAAAGGAACTATTCATCTTGAtgacattttcaaccataccattttttagcaaagttgctaaaaaaatatctatgtttagtttgttgccaaatttgataaatacatgaaaaatcctgtcaaatttttagtaatattgccatcttgctaaaattttagcattgccaaaatttggtaaggtttattttggctacaatctaaacatgcCCAAAATCTGTCTTCCTAGGCCTACGCCTTTCCTGCCTGACATTGCCCAATTAGATCGTCATTGGTTTAATTAtttagtattccctccgttccaaaaaaatatataatattagaTATGCCATATGTATATCTAGATTGGTAGTGACTAggttattttttatgggatgaaaGTACTTAACACTGGGTGAgacattttctagtataatGTATTTGGAACTCTCTATCAGATACTCCTACATTCATTATACAAAAAAAGTTTCATCCAAGATtcttactacttcctccatcccataatataagcaaCTTAGGACCGAATGTGACAttttatagtacaatgaatttagacatacatCTGTCTAGATTAATTGTCATATGAAATGTCTCATCCAGTTctaaattgttatattataggacagaaGGAGTATATTTTAGACATATTTTCTATTGTTCATCCATATTTTAAGTatgatactacctccatctaaaattatatctatttctagcacagtaacTTGTCTCAAAATGAAactatttctccacctaccctcttctctcaaccaatcacaaccattctcttCACCTATTTTTTCTTCTCCACCAATCATAACCCCTCCAATTAATCATTTCTACATACTTGCTTAATAGACGTGCCTACCTAACAATGGTTAGGTTATGGGACGGAGTAAGTATTCGGTTGTTCATCCAGATTTTCTGGATGattccagattttttttttaccacacaCGTGGACCACAAAACTGTTGTAATCTCTGTAGCACATCGAACCTTGCGCTGCCTTTCCCGCAGGAGACAAACCCCGCCAGCTCATGCTCGGCTCACCACTCCACACGTGCGCAGCTCCCCATGGCCCGCTTGTACGCCACACTCATCGCTCGACAGCTCACTCATCAGCGGCAAAGCTGATTACCACCACCACTCGATCAATCTCTCACCGGATCAGCTTGAAAATTCTGGAGTTTATTTGCACTGCATCTCTCGTGCACCAGTGGTTGATCAATGATTCTTGCATCAAATGTGCCAAAGGTTCGAGTTTGTTTACTGCAGTTTCTCTGTTGGTAGCAAAAACCCGTGTGGAGACATGTCTCGCCGTCCGAGTCGTTGCCATCGGTTAATCGTTAATCAGGTTCCATACGGGCAGAGCAAGACAGATTTACAAGCAGAAACACGAGAAACAAAACAGTAACGTCGCAAGAAGAACAATCCTACAGATACATGCATGGCAGCTACCACTAGTCTGTACTCTGTACACCTGAGAGCTTAAGGACAAATCATACTCGATCATCGTAGGTCCGCACCAGCAGCTCACCGGCGCGAGAGCGTGTCCCACAGGTCCGTACACCGGCGGCGGGCGAAGCCGACGCGACCGGCGTCCACGTCGTACACCACCTCGAACCCCTGCTGCTGGAAGTTGCCAAGCGTCCCTGCCGGACCACCACCgtcttcgccgtcgtcgttgttcCCGCCGACGTTCATCAGCATCAGGCACCCGACGCTCCGCCCCTCCTCGCTCTTGAACCCCATGAAGTAGTTCCTCCGCGGCAGCGCCACCGTCGCGTTGCCACGGAAGTGGAGCGCcaccggcggcacggcgcggtcCGACGGGGAGTAGTGGTAGCAGGGGGCGAGCCCTGTCTGGGCCTCCGCGCCCTCGGCGCGCGTGAACCGCGCCGCGGTCATCGCGCGCGCGAACTCGTCGGCCACCCGCGCGAACGTGTCGCTCGGCAGCATGGTGAACGTCGTGCCCGAGTCCACCACCAtcccgccgttgccgtcgcggTCCACGTCCCCGAGCTCGGGCTGGGCCTGTATCCTCTTCCTGCCCACCGAGACGGCTTCGAGCGCCACCGAGTAGAAGTAGGGGTGCTTCGGGTTGTGCAGCAGCGGCGTGTACACGAAGTCCGTCTCGGAGGCGCCGATCGCGGCGGCGTCCGTGCTGCGGCCGAGGATCAGCGGGCTTGACCGGATGAGCCGGTCGGCGCGGAATGAGTGGGCGACGAGGCAATAGGAAAACCTGCCGGAGAGCGACGGGGCGAGCTGGGCCGGGAGCGAGAGCGGGCCGCGCCCGAACCCGGCCACCCCGACGGGCTCGGCGAGCGCCGTGTGCGCGCAGGCGAAGGTGAAGTTCTCCACGGCCATGGACGCGGCCAGCCCGACGCGTCCGCGCCTCAGGTTCGCGACGAGGCTGCCGTCCCCGTACGCGTAGTACAGCGGCGGGCACGCGTGGGACGCGCACGAGTCGGTCTCGATCGCGTCGAGCGGGCACCGCGCCGCGGCGCACAGGTCGGAGGTGGGCGCGGAGGAGTGCGCCGCGGAGCAGAGCGGCGACGCGCAGGAGATGCGGCGGGAGTCGATCGGTGGGGGGAGCGGGCTGGAGTGGTTGCCACCAGGCGTCGCCTTGCCTTCGCAGAGCATGCAGGTGAACGGCGCGCAGGGGAACCAGACGAGGTCGCTGCCGGTGTCGAGGAAGAGCGACACGGAGCTGGCCGTGGAAGGCGGGCCGACCGAGAGCGACAGCGTGTAGTCGCTCCCCGGCGCGAGCGGCAGCGAGAGCTGGCGGtgccgtggaggaggaggaggcgcgcggcgcgtgccgtggcggcggccgcggtggcgcgcggaggaacggagggaggaggagcggaggaggcggtggatggTGGCGGTGTCATTGGCTGGGCGGAGCGAGGAGAGGGTGTTGGTGAGCGGCAGAAGCAGCCCGTGGCATTGCAGCGAGGAGGAGACGAGAAGCAAGCCGAAGCAGAGGAAGCAGAGTAGGAGGCGCATGGTGACGGGGCGCTTTCGCGCACGGGGGAATGCTCGGGTTTCTGGGCTCAGGCCGCGGGTTTAGAAGGGGTTTTTGAAGCGGCCGAGCCGGCAGCAGCATCCCGGGGCGTACGTGGGGACGGTTCAAACAAACTAAACTGTGTATCGCGTGGGGGAAATCCACCCGGGGAGAGCGCGAGCCGCATGGAGGACACGCATGCTGCACACTCGCTCAGGCGCTCGCGCGGCGCGCCCGCttggttgcaacttgcaagcggCTACGTGACGAGACAACGTGTGGATTTGGAGTCACGGGACGGCGAGTCACTGTGCGGATGTGCGCTTGGACGCGAGCGTGTATGCGTGCACAAGCGCAAACCGATCGAGCCGGGGCggatctttttttctttgcgaTAGAGAGCCGGGGCGGATCAGGACGGAGCAGTACAGGCCTACAGCTACAGGGTAGCAGAGCAAGCAGGACAAGGGGACACAGGAAGCTAGCGAGTGGTGGCCTCGGAGTGAGAGTAGCTGGAGTAGTGACATTGTATTTTCAAGTACCACGAGCTTGCGATCGCTATGGTTTTTTACTGGTAGTTGTGACTTTGCGATTACTGGGAGTGGTGACTTTACGACACGGCTCGATTGAAACTTGAAAGGCGCACAACTCGCCTGTTTTACAAGGTTACAGCTGCATGTTTCAGCTCTAACTCTTTTGAAGTTGAAGCACGATCAATAAGTTTCAACTTCACTTAAAATAGAATTAAAGATAGGTGAAGAGCTCTAGTAAATTAAAGTAGAAAGGTAAAACTAGGTTTCAGCTACTCCACAACTTTACTCGAGATTCAACTCTTAAAATTAAATCTAGAAGTTTAAACTCAACCAAACGAGTTTTACTATTCATCTGTCATCTCATGCTATTGCTAGCCTGGTGCATAATGCGTCCTGAAAGGCTGAAACtataggtactccctccgttccaaaaaaaaaagcaaaccgtAGGTTTCCGtgtcaacgtttgactgttcgtcttatatgaaatttttttataattattattttcatttttgttagatgataaaacatgattaatactttatgcgtgacttatctttttaattttttttataatttttttaaataagacggacggtcaaacgttagacacggaaatcagggtttgtctttttttttttttttgacggagagagtaggtgAATGGACTGCTAGTACGGAGTACATCCAACTATTATGTCTCCTTTTTATCTTCTGTTTAAACCACTTCAGAAAGTTTTAGTAGTTGAAACCCCTCAACATAATTAACTACCCTTGAAAACGTGTGATCGTTAATCTGCATTTAGGGTGTTGCTTCCATAGACCATAGGTTAGGTTAGGAAGATTGAAATCAGCAAATTAACTATTGAGATTAAGGATAGCACTAATTAAACTGCAGTCTGTAGGTGTCTGTCAATCAGAACAAAGACGTGCTAATCAAtcttattcgaaaaaaaaaacgtgctaATCAATTGTAGGGGACCATTTGCAAAGTGCTTATCGTTGCATCTGTGGACGGATCAGATCCATTTCTTGATTGCACCATGAAATCTTCTTGATTGCACCATGAAATCAACTAGACAGCCCTGTTTGGTTCTATGGACTCATTATTAGCCCTTACCTTTTAGTCCTGAATTAGTCCTCAAGGATCCAAACAGGTGGGCTAAAATTGAGGCTAAAGTGAATTAgccccctcaaaacattagcctcTCCATGGGGTGTTAATAGGGTtaattttgtgtggggaccataaaaaagcagctctctctcctctctttctactctctctctaccttttaGCCTTAAATTAGCCCATGGATACAAACATATCACCCTAGACTAATGTTTAGCCTATCAATTCATGACTAAAtattagctctcaaaattagccctgAGCTAATTTTTTCAAACAGGGCCCTACTAGTACCTACTAGTACTGCACTGCACTACACTTGCTCGATCGTCTAATTTTTCTATCTTTTCGTTCTGTACTTCTGTACACCAAAAAAtagtaaggccctgtttagattctaatttttttcttcaaacttttaattttttcgttACATTAAATTTTCTTGcaacataaattttcaacttttctatcacatcgtttcaatttcttcaaacttttaattttgatgtgaaactaaacacagtctaaaGATAAAATCAGCCACTCGTTCAGTCCATAAGAAATTGGAGCATTAGCAAAGACAAATGACAATCATGGGAAAATGAACTATACCAAATACACCGTGAGAGCCGAATGGGAGGCAAGAAAAGGAGTAAAGGACTAGCTGTCTGAGCTTTTTGTTAGTAGTAGTGTTAGTTCTCTTCCATCAATAGTTCTATGCGCCACCGTGGCGACATTATCATGAGCTCACTGGTTCAGTGAGCTGGA is part of the Oryza glaberrima chromosome 4, OglaRS2, whole genome shotgun sequence genome and encodes:
- the LOC127769401 gene encoding probable aspartyl protease At4g16563, with the protein product MRLLLCFLCFGLLLVSSSLQCHGLLLPLTNTLSSLRPANDTATIHRLLRSSSLRSSARHRGRRHGTRRAPPPPPRHRQLSLPLAPGSDYTLSLSVGPPSTASSVSLFLDTGSDLVWFPCAPFTCMLCEGKATPGGNHSSPLPPPIDSRRISCASPLCSAAHSSAPTSDLCAAARCPLDAIETDSCASHACPPLYYAYGDGSLVANLRRGRVGLAASMAVENFTFACAHTALAEPVGVAGFGRGPLSLPAQLAPSLSGRFSYCLVAHSFRADRLIRSSPLILGRSTDAAAIGASETDFVYTPLLHNPKHPYFYSVALEAVSVGRKRIQAQPELGDVDRDGNGGMVVDSGTTFTMLPSDTFARVADEFARAMTAARFTRAEGAEAQTGLAPCYHYSPSDRAVPPVALHFRGNATVALPRRNYFMGFKSEEGRSVGCLMLMNVGGNNDDGEDGGGPAGTLGNFQQQGFEVVYDVDAGRVGFARRRCTDLWDTLSRR